The Humulus lupulus chromosome 3, drHumLupu1.1, whole genome shotgun sequence genome window below encodes:
- the LOC133824040 gene encoding uncharacterized protein LOC133824040, translating into MGVLGENLRDRGVFVKGIPCPISCVTLVVDVLGRMVDKAKSSSTFRGFTVGGDRVDVSHLQFADDTIFFVNDEESLVVGINVPEELVDRRASEIGCEVGQWPIHYLSLPLGASPRSRVFWEPIVLKCAKRLDGWKSGFLSRGGRLTLIQSVLSSIPVYYLSLFWIPKNVAGFIEKLMRDFLWEGADQSRADHLVSWQEVCKS; encoded by the exons ATGGGCGTCCTAGGGGAAAATTTAAGGGATCGAGGGGTCTTCGTCAAGGGGATTCCTTGTCCCATTTCTTGTGTTACTTTGGTGGTGGATGTATTGGGCAGAATGGTTGATAAGGCTAAAAGTAGTTCAACATTTAGAGGATTTACAGTGGGCGGAGACAGAGTTGACGTCAGCCATCTTCAATTTGCAGACGATACGATCTTTTTTGTTAACGATGAGGAGTCCCTGG TTGTTGGAATAAATGTGCCTGAGGAGTTAGTTGATCGTCGGGCTAGTGAGATAGGTTGTGAAGTGGGCCAGTGGCCGATTCATTATTTGAGTCTACCTTTGGGAGCTTCCCCTCGATCCAGAGTATTTTGGGAGCCTATAGTTTTGAAGTGTGCTAAACGATTGGATGGTTGGAAGAGTGGTTTTTTGTCTCGAGGTGGTCGGTTGACTCTTATTCAGTCAGTTCTGTCTTCTATTCCGGTTTACTACCTCTCCCTTTTCTGGATCCCTAAGAATGTAGCAGGGTTTATTGAGAAGTTGATGCGAGATTTTCTGTGGGAGGGAGCGGATCAGTCAAGGGCAGATCATTTGGTCTCTTGGCAAGAAGTCTGTAAATCTTGA
- the LOC133822608 gene encoding uncharacterized protein LOC133822608, whose protein sequence is MKVFDAHCHLQDPRILGKVPQLIAKAQVVGVAAFAVNGVSENDWRLVKQLSQSYPSIIPSFGLHPWFVQGRTTNWFETLKHMFDSTPNAAVGEIGLDKGSKGKLIDFADQVQVFEQQLQLAKDLNRPASVHCVRAFGDLLPIMQRMGPFPAGVILHSYLGSAEMVPEFAKLGAYFSFSGFLMSMQEKKAKKMLKKVPSERILLETDAPDALPKSIPASESLYLVQGDSSSNSNATAETDASTLNHPANILHVLTYVASLVEMSREEVAEVSYENAIRLFSYRDHSSTASPHDESCPSST, encoded by the exons ATGAAGGTGTTTGATGCTCACTGTCACCTGCAAGACCCCAGAATATTGGGCAAGGTTCCTCAGTTAATAGCCAAAGCTCAAGTAGTTGGCGTTGCTGCTTTTGCCGTTAATGGGGTCTCTGAGAATGACTGGCGTTTGGTTAAGCAACTTTCTCAGTCTTACCCTTCTATTATTCCTTCCTTTGGTCTCCATCCCTG GTTTGTTCAAGGAAGGACTACCAATTGGTTTGAAACATTGAAACACATGTTTGATTCCACTCCTAATGCTGCTGTTGGGGAGATTGGATTGGACAAAGGTTCAAAAGGAAAGCTAATTGATTTTGCGGATCAG GTTCAAGTATTTGAGCAACAGCTTCAACTTGCCAAAGACTTGAATAGGCCTGCTTCAGTCCATTGTGTCCGGGCTTTTGGTGATCTTCTTCCCATAATGCA GCGTATGGGCCCTTTCCCAGCTGGAGTTATTCTTCATTCCTACTTAGGTTCAGCTGAGATGGTCCCGGAATTCGCCAAGCTTGGTGCTTACTTTTCATTCTCTGGATTTCTTATGTCTATGCAAGAAAAAAAGGCAAAGAAGATGCTCAAGAAG GTGCCTTCTGAGAGGATTTTGTTGGAGACTGATGCACCTGATGCACTCCCCAAATCTATCCCTGCCTCAGAGTCATTGTATCTTGTTCAAGGAGATTCTTCTTCCAACTCCAATGCTACTGCTGAAACAGATGCATCTACACTAAATCACCCTGCAAACATACTCCAT GTGCTCACTTACGTTGCATCTTTGGTAGAGATGAGCCGAGAGGAAGTTGCTGAAGTAAGCTATGAAAATGCAATCCGCTTATTTTCCTACAGAGATCATTCTAGTACTGCTTCTCCCCATGATGAATCATGTCCCTCGTCAACTTAA
- the LOC133824039 gene encoding uncharacterized protein LOC133824039 — MAVYQENWDIVKSNLMTVLHGFFKDGVIHGRANETYICLIPKKINNCCVRDYRPISLIPSLYKIILKVLAYRLRGVLSDTLAETQGTFVEGRQILDTVLVANEAVEEYRSKGWVFKIDFTKDYDCVN; from the coding sequence ATGGCAGTTTATCAAGAAAATTGGGACATTGTGAAGAGCAACCTGATGACAGTCCTACATGGGTTTTTTAAGGATGGAGTTATTCATGGGAGGGCCAATGAAACCTATATTTGCCTTATTCCTAAGAAAATCAATAATTGTTGTGTGAGGGATTATAGGCCTATTAGTCTTATTCCTAgtctatataaaattattttaaaggtGTTGGCTTATAGACTTCGAGGTGTTCTGTCCGACACACTAGCGGAAACTCAAGGAACTTTTGTGGAAGGCAGGCAGATTTTGGACACAGTTTTGGTAGCAAATGAGGCGGTGGAGGAGTATAGGAGTAAGGGTTGGGTGTTCAAAATTGACTTTacaaaagattatgattgtgtgAATTAG